The genomic window AAATGTATGACTGGGTATGATTATTTTGGCTTTCAATCCTACATTTCATTTGCAAAATTATTGAGAAAGTGCAATGCATTGCCAACAAGATACAAAAATAGAAGAAGTGAAGATGTTGATTGAAAGAGCAAAAGCAGAAGCAGGAGAATACTGATAATCTGGAAGAAAATATGTCATTTACAAGTGGATTGGTTCAGGAATACTGACAggaaaaacatgtaaaaagtaTATTTGAGCTATTGCTGTCCCTGATTAGCTTAATTCATCAATCACATCTCAAAGCTGATAAGGGACATGTTTTATAGACACTGTGAGGCAGGAGTAAGGACCTGATGTTTACATATTTGACATAATTGTTTCAACAGCACTCTCCTGAAATAGCTATCCTGATCAGAGTTAttttgccacacacacacacatttatcatGTCATCTACAAAGCCAATTATGATGATGCGTAGAGTGTGAAACATGCCACATGCAAGCGTGATATTAAAACAGCTGCCAATGTGCCAAAGAGCAAGAAAATACAGCTAGAGACTGACATTTCCAGAAGGGATACAAACCTCCAACATTAAAAGGCTATGTCTGACATAAATTGAGTCACCCTCAATTTTCTTTGCTCTtttctgtgaaaaatgaaaagaacaaaaaagggtGGTTTGTTTCAGTTGACTTGTGTGTCGGCATCAAAACTGCCACACCTCGGACATGCATGCTACTGATATTTTCTACAGTGTTAATACAACGGACAACAGGAGTTTTGACGAATCTGCATGCAAAACAGTTCGGGGCCGAGTACTGCACTACTAAAGCAAAGAACCTAGAGAACTGACTCAAAATATCTAtgagaaaagaaataaagaatgGTGAAGTGACAGAAATGTGATAAAACACCAGCTATCATGCCCCATTTTAGTAAGGTGCATTTAATCCATAATCATGCATGTGCATTCCAGGGTTTACAACAACAGCAAGCAATGAGAAGAAATGACTGCTTCGTAAACGTCTAAACAGTTACAGTCTCCTCATATCAAAGCTGTATTATTCACTTAATGACTGCTCACGTATTCTGATGATCTTACGTTTTCTAAAATATGCTGTACGCGCATCGAACCTGATGTGGTTTTCATTTTAGAGCTAGCTGTATGGAAGCACAACATGAGAAGAGGGTGAAATTAGTCTTTTGGATGAGAAGCTTGATATCATCAGAATGGAGATGGAGACATGGCTATGGAAAGAGAGCTGAAACACGACTAAGAATCTGACCTTTCGCATTCGCACCACCTCCGTGCTTGTGACCTCTGACTTGTGCTACCCCAGGGAGGAGAGAGGAACACATGTTAGCATCCTCTGCGTGTTACCTTTGATACTTAGCCATAGAGGAAACAAGTCTTCAGAGGACAGACATGCATGAGGCCAGTGTCTGACACTAACCTGAATGTGCCCATTGATGGTGGGTATCAGGGATGAGTTTACTTCTCTGTGGTCCCTCCACACTGCTGGCTACAGCAGCAAGAGAGACACAGTTCACACTCAAACACAGAGAGAGCCTCTGCTTGAGACACCTTTTACTGCTCAATTTATAATCATCAAAATACCCAGACACTTATTACGAAGGTATAAGGCATCATTTGATTATCTTGCACTGGTGCCAGTTGTTTCGTTAAGTATACATGGTTTACATGGTGTACACATTAAGGTCCAGCAGAATAAATAATAGACATCTGGTAAAAGTCAAAAGTATTAGGAGTGATTCAATACCTTGACCTCAGTGACTGTCTCCATTTTCGAAGGCTCCACCGTTTCTACCGTGACCTCCAGCCTCCTTTCCTCCTGGCGGCTGGTCTTGATTGGAGTGGAGGTCTGGGGCTGGTCGAACAGGGCCATGGGGATTCCAGCCTCGGCCAGGGCAGCCTGGGAGAAAACTGGAGCGCTAACAGGACGCGCACCCCTCTGTGTGCTCACAGCTggggaaaggaaaaggaaaagggaAATCTTTTAGACATAGTGTTGCAGAGAGGTTGGATTGCTTGGTTTAAACATGTCCAAACCCTCAGTGCATAAAAAGACAGAATAGCgtttgaaacatgtaaaactTCAGAGCAAACAGCCGCATCATACTTACTTCTCAAGCCACAATGATGCAAGAGTATACTGTACCTTAAATTCTTTACTTACTTTTAGGAAAGTATAAGCAGAAGTGTGCCATCAGTGAATATCCAAAATATCCACAAAATGCAAAGAGAGCAAAAGCGCCGCTCAGTTCTTGTTCTAATCCGATGTTTGATGCACAAGCAGATGATATTAGGCTGCAATGACCTGCAATGCTCAATGCTGAACCACTGAGCATGAAATGCTGAGATTAGAAAGCGGTAATTCTTTAATCTGCAAAACACAGCGCGTCAGAGATCCTTAAGCAATGGGGAATGTGAACTTCCATTAACGGACTCATTCTCTTGTGGAAAGAAGTCAGTGTGAAACAGGGCACAGCGGCTTTAATTTGATGTTAATAGGTTTTCCACAACTCCAAGAAAGCATGAGTATGAGCTGGTCATCTGCAAAGCAACAAACCAAGCAAAAAATACCTGACTCTTTGACGCCAACATCTAGGAGAACAAACCAATCATCACTGATATATGCACGTGATGGTGCAGGTCTTTCCTCCAGGATTCGCTTCTCAAACTGTGGCCGCATCTCCAAAATAGTGATCCTTGTTTTGGTCTGAAATCTGCTCACTTCTTTTGGGAACGTGATGCGCTCTGGGACAGCAACTAACACAAACAGACGACCATTTTCAGCTGCATTACAGTACATTAAGTTGTCCCAAAGTGAAATGACAGAGACAATGTTGGACCTATTGTCTGAGTATATTCAGAAGGTAAGGACTTGTACCATTACAAATGAATGTAGAAGAGCAGTGAACTTTGTTGGTAATCATTTTGATTATACCTGACGgtttaggggccacatccagAAGTATGTACCAATCATCCTCCACCTCTCTCACTGTTGGCCGTGGTTTCTGCTGTACTATTGTTTTCTGCCGCCACTCTCTCTCATCCACTGTTGTAACTCTCTTCTGCACTTTAACCTCTTTGACTGCAAACTCTTTGGCTGGTCTTACTTCGGGATACATACGGACTTGTTTGTCCACAGCCActgacatagaacacacacagaaaTCACAGTGAACCTCAGCCGGTCACATGAAAGCACATCCTGAGTTCTTTGCGCATCTGAAAAAGCTAAAATATACACTGCACATTAATGATGCTGAAGTACACTGGCACACTTTCACAAAATCACATAATACCTTGAACTTTTGTTGCAACATCTAGGAGCACAAACCAGTCATCATCCACCCTTCTCCGTTTAGATGGTTTTATCTCCACAAATGTCACAAATGGCCTCACATCTTCAGTGATGAATTTTTGTTTTGGTACCTTGGCAGCTACCACATCGACAATACGCTCCACAACAGCaactaacacacacaaaaagactCTATGAACCAAGTGCAAATATGATGACATTATTGAAGGTTGAGTTATTTCAgctttaaattaaacaaaaatgatttAGTGCCAGCTTATTAGTCATAGCAGAGAGTGTGTAGACCTTCTGGCTTTGGAATCTACCTTGTGGTACAACAACAGGCTTGTCACGGATGACGTCAAACAGGACAAACCAATCATCGCCTCCTTCTCTCTCTACTGGTGGTGCAATTTGTCTTGATCTAATTTCAGACAGACGTGCCTCATCTTGCTTTCTGTCCACACCAATTGTGATCTTCTTCCATGTTTTAGTCTCAGTGATTGTCACCTCAGTCTCAATTGTTTTCCTCATATATGGCACAGGCTCAACAGGAGTGACTGGTACAGACAGACAAGAATCAACCGAGTTAAACTAGTGTCTGAATCACAAAAATGTTAAGCTGTAAATTGAGgtaacaaatgataaaaaaaaaatgtaaatgtttgaaTGCTGGAGAGAAGCTGCAAACTTATAGAAACTATACCTGCGAGGGGAGTGACTGCCCTCTCACGAACAGCATCAAACAGCACAAACCAGTCATCATCTCTTTCTGGTCTTGGCTGAGAAGGCTGTGATCTAATCTGCTCAAGATCAACCTTCCGTTCCACACGTTTCACTGCAATTTGAGGCTGAGGACTCGGATACATTTGACTGGATACCACCACAGGAACTGTAAACAAAAAGTTTATAAGTATACCTCAAGATGATCTGAAAGAGGCTGTTTTTGCAAGGtaataaaaatgtgtaatttctGGAGTTTATTAGTAAAAAATATATCTCCTTTGGTAGAAAAGTATATGTGGGAAGATAGTTTGAACACGTTTGTACCTGGGGGCACATAGACAGTCTCTCTGGGAGTAACATCCAGCAACACATACCAGTCATCATCCCTTTGTCTGACTGGTTGGGAGACTTTCTTCTGTGGTATAATCTGCTTGGGAagctccttttcctttttctggaTCATAATCTCTTCAACTACAACCTTCCTCCTGGACTCTACTATTACCGTCTCAGTAGAAATGGTTTCCTCAGCATAACCTTGATCATAGTCAGCCATGGAAACTAATAACAAAAAGATAGTCATAAGAAAATACAGCtcaaaaaggtgacaaaatacaaaatgaagcaaaaaatagcGTGTGAGAAAGCCAGTACTACCTGGTGGCACATAAGCCGATACTCTAATAGGAACATCCAGAAGAATAAACCAGTCATCCTCTATCTGTTTCACGGACTGTGGCTGTGCTAGGACTTGCTTTTGACTTTGCATTTCTGTGTCTTCTACCACCATCACTTCTATCTGCTTCACTCTGGTCACTTCAACAACAGGACTGCGTTCTTTTGGAGACACTTCAACATGCTTCACAAGAGCAACTAACACAAAACAGAATGAAAATTGGCTGACTATACAGGACTTTATGAATATGTGCATCTGCAAAACAGAGTAATTGGTGGTTTTGAAGTTGTAAAACAATGCAGGAGACTTTAGTACTACCTGGTGGTACATAAGATGGGATTCTGGGAACAACATCCAGCAACACAAACCAGTCATCATCTCTGATTCTCTGTTGCTGTTGAGGGACTTCTTGCACAAGTCTCGGCATGTCTTgggttatttttctttcttcaacTACTTCTTCTCTAATCTCTTTGTCTGCTGTGATTGTAACCACAGAGACAAATCTCTCAGTATCCATCTGGTCTTGCTCCCTTAAGGAAACTGACAGAGTTTGGAAACAGTGATTTAACTTGAGATAAAAGCGAAATCGTACCAGTAAGCAAGCGCAATAAAAAAGCACAATAAAGCCAAAGTTATTTTATAGAGAAGCACAAATGATTTCAGCACTACCTGGTGGTACGTAAAGCATTTCTTTGGGAACAACATCCAGCAACACAAACCAGTCATCAACTCTCTCTGTGACGGTCTGTGGCGGTGTGATTTCAGGAACACCTCTTACtccatcttcttttatttttctctcttctaCTATGATCTCCCTTTTCTCTTCCACTGTTATAATTTTGGTTGTTGAGATGACGTAGCTTTCTTGATCCACCCGAGGACGTTCCACAGAGGGGACTACTGACGAGAAAACCCATTTTAAAATAAACAtatggtgataaaaaaaaaaatctgatagcACGGAAGCAGCTGCTATGATTCGCATTTGCAAGTATATTAATAACTAGACTGAGAAACTGCCAATGTTAAGCATTTCAAACACCTTATGTGACAGCAGGAAAATATAAGGAATCGGATAAAACAATGAGAGTATGTGCATCTATAGAAAAACGAAAAAGAGCAATCAACAAAAGATGTCTGTCGACTTCAATGAAAAGAACAGTTATGTTCCTTTGCACGACTACTTCCTTAAGCACAAAGAACACTCAGCATCCATCTGTTCTCGCTCCTTAAAGGTAACTGACATTTGGAAAACAGAGTTTTAACTCAATATGTCGAGATGATATTACACTCGCaagcaaaaacaataaaaagcacAAGAAGccaaagttttttttgcatatcagcAGATAAGAGACTTTAGCGCTACCTGGTGGTACATAAGGCATTTCTCTGGGAACAACATCCAGCAACACAAACCAGTCATCAACTCTCTGTGTGACGGTCTGTGGCGGTGTGATTTCAGGAACACCTCTTACTCCATCTTCTGTCATTTTACTCTCTTCTACTATGATCTCCCTTTTCTCTTCCACAGTTAACACCTGGGTTGCTGAGAAAAACAACCcgccctcttcttcttcttcttcctcctcctcctgagcaCGTTCCACTGAGGCGAATACTGACGAGAAATTTTAACAGAAGAAAGTCTCACAATAAGAAGGTGGTAGCTCAAGAGAGTGTATTGATAGCCAGACTGAGAGATGACCATCACCAGGTATCAGGTTATAGGATATGATATCAATAAAATATCAGGAAGTAAAAGAAAGAATATGTACGTCTTAGAAAGGGGAAAGATGTTAAGTCCAATGAACAGAAACTGAACTAGTGTTTGACTCAACTTGTGTATAACAGTAAATTAAGGCCTGACATGTAGCTGAAACCTGTGTCAACAATAACATACTATACCTGGTGGTTTGAAAACAGCCTTGTATGGAAGACGGTCCAAAAGTATGAACCACACGTCCTTATCTTCCACCTGAGATCGATCCTCACCTTGGAGTCTCTCTGTTAGTTCTCTCTCCTCTAGTCCTTCTGTCTTACTCCACATTGCCATCTTCTCAAGCTTCTTTTCTGACACTACACTTGTAACGTCTTTCTTACTGTACTCTTGTTGACTTCTTTCTTCCACAATTGTTACTTTTGTATTCGTTCTTTGCTCCACCTTCTTGTAAACCACAACAGAAGAAGTGCTGATAACATCTGGACCACCAAACTTCTCCTCAACTTCTGCTCTCCATTCCTTTTCTACATGATTTAGCCTCTCTTTCAAGCTATCATCTAACTCACTCATGTCTGTGACCTCTAGTTTACTCTCCTTCATCTCAGCTTCTTCCTCTTCAGGCAACAGGCCTTTCAAAAACACCTTCTTTATCTGGTCTTCTAGTTCATCAACTTCATCCTCTTTTGTCTCCACTTTCCAAACTGATTTTTTCACCACTATTTTTGACTCTTCCTCTCTTAACCTGTCAACTTCTTCCTTCCCCAACTCCTCTTCAATTACTTCCTGAAGTCTTTCTGCCATGTCATCCACCTGTTGGAGCCTTTCCTCTAAATCCTTCACGTCTCTCAGACGCTTCTCCAAAACATCTGCCTCCTTCAGCTTGCCTACCAAGGTAACATGTTCCTGCAGTCTCTCAATAACTTTCTCAGTGATCACTTCCTGCTCAGTTGCATCAATGACCTGTTCATCCTTCTCCTGGAGCTGCGGCTGCACTAAGGGAAAGACTGTGGAGCAGGGATGAAGGCAAATTAGATGTTTAAGCTAAAACAGAAAAGGAGCTGCTGGTTGTTTCATAAAATGTAAGTGatattttactgtattgtttggtaacacacagactcacatggaggtttttcatcaaaatctaatGAGGATTGGCTGTAGATTCGGTCAAAGTAGAGGTACCAATCATCTGTCCGTTTCAGCGTGGGTTGTAAAAGCCTCTCAATAGAGCTCACTTTTGCCAAACTGAGTTTTGCTAATAAATTCACAGAAACAATAGGCAGCAATATCACATTAGATGAAGAAATGGCACAAAATTCAGTCTGTAAATGAGTGAGTGCAAGATGCATGTAGGAAGATAATGCAACATTCATACACATGATTGTGAAAGACTGAAAGTATTAAAAAGCTCAATAATGCATTGTTGCTAATTGTGGATAAATGCTGGCAGGCGTTACAAAAGCAGATACCTGACTGTTTCACCAAATCAAAAGATGGGACGAAAGGAAAAGGAGAACGGCGATAGAGCAGAGTGGACCATTCATCCTCCTTTCCCCTCTGCTGCTGCTCATTTGATGCCAGCTCCCACCATGGTTCACTGACTGTCTGCCCAATCTGAGTGCCCTGCCAGGTTACTGTGTGAACAGACTGCCCCTCCTCTGTCCACCATGTCTGCACAGAATCCCCTCTGGCTGTGAAGAGATGACGGGGTGAAGGCAGTTATGTAATGGGTTTGCTGGAGCGATGATGACCACTGTGAATGCTCCACAGTGCTTCAAGCGTGTTTCTGACCAAGCCGAACTCCAAGCATTTGCACTAGACCATTATAAGTCTAGTAAATGGAAGTTAATACAAAGCGGAATGAGAGATGCCTTGATTTTAGCAGAGAAGCACAAACAAAATCCGTCAGAGCAAAGGCTGGTAAAAGAGAGCTTCCCAAAGCTTTATCCAATGTTTGAACAACAGTCACCTGAGCAGCAATGACTCAGTTACAACGCTGAACTTAAAGCTATAAGCATGAGAACACACGAACGTCGGTTTGCTACAAACAATAAATAGCAGCTTCTTTAAATGCAAAGAAATGTGGAACAGGAACCTCACGAGAAATTCATTTTTTCTTGCAAAGTTTATAATAATCAAAGATACCCTGGGGTATGTGCCAGGAATAGCACATAATGATGTTACCGTCCATATGCAAAGGCAGGCGTTTATAGAAAACCATATGTGTTGCAGATGAAAGGCAATGTAGCATTAAAGCAAATGAACCATAGGAAATGGGCCTGTTAGATGATGGAATAAAGCATGTCAGTATGCCAGGAAGTGCCAATGCAGCTGCACATAACTCCAGATACCTGAGAGTTCAAGAGAAGGCTGGAGTTTTTCAGATCCCAGAATCAGTGACCAATCATCAACCTCAGACCTGGTTGATAAAGAAAGTTTCTGCAAGAACTGGAGAGTCTCATCTCCAGCTGTAAGAGCGAAACAAGTCAGAGAGTATTTTACTGAAGCTGTATTTTAATGAATAAATGCACTGATGCAACGAAATGACACACTTGTGCGTACCTCCATCTAGATTACGTGACAGCCTCTTGCTTGCAGAACGTGTGAAGCGAGGGGCGGGGCGGTCGATCAATGAGCTCGCCTGGCGGGTCTGGGCCTGAGTGCGCCCGCTGTACCGGAACTTTGAGCCCAGGACGAGGAAGCGACGTGATGAGGGAGCCTCCACTGTTGAAACCctgagggataaaaaaaaaaaaaaatcaacagtcaTTTAATTTTCATCCACCCATGATTTAATCAGTTTGACAGTTTAATCAAAGTGATAGCCCCACGTATCAGGACTGGCAAAACAAGCATAGGATTTAGCATTCTCTAAAAATTAAAAGGGTTACGTAACAATGCTAGCAACAGCTC from Sphaeramia orbicularis chromosome 16, fSphaOr1.1, whole genome shotgun sequence includes these protein-coding regions:
- the LOC115435549 gene encoding uncharacterized protein LOC115435549 isoform X5, producing MQCKVTLLDDAQFECELDKHAKGQELITKVCDHLNLLEKDYFGLAHWESPNNKTWIEPTKELRKQVPGAVYELTFNVKFYPPDPAQLTEDLTRYFLCLQLRKDIMRGVLPCSFVTLSLLGSYTAQSEIGEYDPELHGADYVKDLNLAPGQSKELEEKVMELHRTYRSMSPAQADMLFLENAKKLAMYGVDLHQAKDLDGVDITLGVCSSGLMVYKDKLRINRFPWPKVLKISYKRSSFFIKIRPSEQEQYESTIGFKLPNYKASKKLWKVCVEHHTFFRVSTVEAPSSRRFLVLGSKFRYSGRTQAQTRQASSLIDRPAPRFTRSASKRLSRNLDGAGDETLQFLQKLSLSTRSEVDDWSLILGSEKLQPSLELSARGDSVQTWWTEEGQSVHTVTWQGTQIGQTVSEPWWELASNEQQQRGKEDEWSTLLYRRSPFPFVPSFDLVKQSAKLSLAKVSSIERLLQPTLKRTDDWYLYFDRIYSQSSLDFDEKPPFFPLVQPQLQEKDEQVIDATEQEVITEKVIERLQEHVTLVGKLKEADVLEKRLRDVKDLEERLQQVDDMAERLQEVIEEELGKEEVDRLREEESKIVVKKSVWKVETKEDEVDELEDQIKKVFLKGLLPEEEEAEMKESKLEVTDMSELDDSLKERLNHVEKEWRAEVEEKFGGPDVISTSSVVVYKKVEQRTNTKVTIVEERSQQEYSKKDVTSVVSEKKLEKMAMWSKTEGLEERELTERLQGEDRSQVEDKDVWFILLDRLPYKAVFKPPVFASVERAQEEEEEEEEEGGLFFSATQVLTVEEKREIIVEESKMTEDGVRGVPEITPPQTVTQRVDDWFVLLDVVPREMPYVPPVVPSVERPRVDQESYVISTTKIITVEEKREIIVEERKIKEDGVRGVPEITPPQTVTERVDDWFVLLDVVPKEMLYVPPVSLREQDQMDTERFVSVVTITADKEIREEVVEERKITQDMPRLVQEVPQQQQRIRDDDWFVLLDVVPRIPSYVPPVALVKHVEVSPKERSPVVEVTRVKQIEVMVVEDTEMQSQKQVLAQPQSVKQIEDDWFILLDVPIRVSAYVPPVSMADYDQGYAEETISTETVIVESRRKVVVEEIMIQKKEKELPKQIIPQKKVSQPVRQRDDDWYVLLDVTPRETVYVPPVPVVVSSQMYPSPQPQIAVKRVERKVDLEQIRSQPSQPRPERDDDWFVLFDAVRERAVTPLAAVTPVEPVPYMRKTIETEVTITETKTWKKITIGVDRKQDEARLSEIRSRQIAPPVEREGGDDWFVLFDVIRDKPVVVPQVAVVERIVDVVAAKVPKQKFITEDVRPFVTFVEIKPSKRRRVDDDWFVLLDVATKVQVAVDKQVRMYPEVRPAKEFAVKEVKVQKRVTTVDEREWRQKTIVQQKPRPTVREVEDDWYILLDVAPKPSVAVPERITFPKEVSRFQTKTRITILEMRPQFEKRILEERPAPSRAYISDDWFVLLDVGVKESAVSTQRGARPVSAPVFSQAALAEAGIPMALFDQPQTSTPIKTSRQEERRLEVTVETVEPSKMETVTEVKHKSEVTSTEVVRMRKKRAKKIEGDSIYVRHSLLMLEEFDKPQEDLLRHHASISELKRNFMESVPEPRPSEWDKRLSTHSPFRTLGINGQPLPSADGSVCISPLCNGSETSAAHEETGISLGFSGEYSPTVSHQSEPDRVEAPDAPVEAESAELCDQDVVVVFDTSLVPIVEVETAQLPSSPDPSCRVLDETQLKEEEQQEEGADPGASDCSGTIFGSSPASYFRSGGPQVIRCFQPPLVQTQTVTITAVSNSLPSGISTTEVPIVPTKTITYDSSKVTVDGTDEDKDGSSVSSSKTVTSETTSGTTITTTTTHISKVVKSGSSESRVEKRIVITADPEIEQDKEKDGGASAL
- the LOC115435549 gene encoding titin-like isoform X12, yielding MQCKVTLLDDAQFECELDKHAKGQELITKVCDHLNLLEKDYFGLAHWESPNNKTWIEPTKELRKQVPGAVYELTFNVKFYPPDPAQLTEDLTRYFLCLQLRKDIMRGVLPCSFVTLSLLGSYTAQSEIGEYDPELHGADYVKDLNLAPGQSKELEEKVMELHRTYRSMSPAQADMLFLENAKKLAMYGVDLHQAKDLDGVDITLGVCSSGLMVYKDKLRINRFPWPKVLKISYKRSSFFIKIRPSEQEQYESTIGFKLPNYKASKKLWKVCVEHHTFFRVSTVEAPSSRRFLVLGSKFRYSGRTQAQTRQASSLIDRPAPRFTRSASKRLSRNLDGAGDETLQFLQKLSLSTRSEVDDWSLILGSEKLQPSLELSARGDSVQTWWTEEGQSVHTVTWQGTQIGQTVSEPWWELASNEQQQRGKEDEWSTLLYRRSPFPFVPSFDLVKQSAKLSLAKVSSIERLLQPTLKRTDDWYLYFDRIYSQSSLDFDEKPPFFPLVQPQLQEKDEQVIDATEQEVITEKVIERLQEHVTLVGKLKEADVLEKRLRDVKDLEERLQQVDDMAERLQEVIEEELGKEEVDRLREEESKIVVKKSVWKVETKEDEVDELEDQIKKVFLKGLLPEEEEAEMKESKLEVTDMSELDDSLKERLNHVEKEWRAEVEEKFGGPDVISTSSVVVYKKVEQRTNTKVTIVEERSQQEYSKKDVTSVVSEKKLEKMAMWSKTEGLEERELTERLQGEDRSQVEDKDVWFILLDRLPYKAVFKPPVFASVERAQEEEEEEEEEGGLFFSATQVLTVEEKREIIVEESKMTEDGVRGVPEITPPQTVTQRVDDWFVLLDVVPREMPYVPPVVPSVERPRVDQESYVISTTKIITVEEKREIIVEERKIKEDGVRGVPEITPPQTVTERVDDWFVLLDVVPKEMLYVPPVSLREQDQMDTERFVSVVTITADKEIREEVVEERKITQDMPRLVQEVPQQQQRIRDDDWFVLLDVVPRIPSYVPPVALVKHVEVSPKERSPVVEVTRVKQIEVMVVEDTEMQSQKQVLAQPQSVKQIEDDWFILLDVPIRVSAYVPPVSMADYDQGYAEETISTETVIVESRRKVVVEEIMIQKKEKELPKQIIPQKKVSQPVRQRDDDWYVLLDVTPRETVYVPPVPVVVSSQMYPSPQPQIAVKRVERKVDLEQIRSQPSQPRPERDDDWFVLFDAVRERAVTPLAAVTPVEPVPYMRKTIETEVTITETKTWKKITIGVDRKQDEARLSEIRSRQIAPPVEREGGDDWFVLFDVIRDKPVVVPQVAVVERIVDVVAAKVPKQKFITEDVRPFVTFVEIKPSKRRRVDDDWFVLLDVATKVQVAVDKQVRMYPEVRPAKEFAVKEVKVQKRVTTVDEREWRQKTIVQQKPRPTVREVEDDWYILLDVAPKPSVAVPERITFPKEVSRFQTKTRITILEMRPQFEKRILEERPAPSRAYISDDWFVLLDVGVKESAVSTQRGARPVSAPVFSQAALAEAGIPMALFDQPQTSTPIKTSRQEERRLEVTVETVEPSKMETVTEVKPAVWRDHREVNSSLIPTINGHIQHKSEVTSTEVVRMRKKRAKKIEGDSIYVRHSLLMLEEFDKPQEDLLRHHASISELKRNFMESVPEPRPSEWDKRLSTHSPFRTLGINGQPLPSADGVTVDGTDEDKDGSSVSSSKTVTSETTSGTTITTTTTHISKVVKSGSSESRVEKRIVITADPEIEQDKEKDGGASAL
- the LOC115435549 gene encoding uncharacterized protein LOC115435549 isoform X8 → MQCKVTLLDDAQFECELDKHAKGQELITKVCDHLNLLEKDYFGLAHWESPNNKTWIEPTKELRKQVPGAVYELTFNVKFYPPDPAQLTEDLTRYFLCLQLRKDIMRGVLPCSFVTLSLLGSYTAQSEIGEYDPELHGADYVKDLNLAPGQSKELEEKVMELHRTYRSMSPAQADMLFLENAKKLAMYGVDLHQAKDLDGVDITLGVCSSGLMVYKDKLRINRFPWPKVLKISYKRSSFFIKIRPSEQEQYESTIGFKLPNYKASKKLWKVCVEHHTFFRVSTVEAPSSRRFLVLGSKFRYSGRTQAQTRQASSLIDRPAPRFTRSASKRLSRNLDGAGDETLQFLQKLSLSTRSEVDDWSLILGSEKLQPSLELSARGDSVQTWWTEEGQSVHTVTWQGTQIGQTVSEPWWELASNEQQQRGKEDEWSTLLYRRSPFPFVPSFDLVKQSAKLSLAKVSSIERLLQPTLKRTDDWYLYFDRIYSQSSLDFDEKPPFFPLVQPQLQEKDEQVIDATEQEVITEKVIERLQEHVTLVGKLKEADVLEKRLRDVKDLEERLQQVDDMAERLQEVIEEELGKEEVDRLREEESKIVVKKSVWKVETKEDEVDELEDQIKKVFLKGLLPEEEEAEMKESKLEVTDMSELDDSLKERLNHVEKEWRAEVEEKFGGPDVISTSSVVVYKKVEQRTNTKVTIVEERSQQEYSKKDVTSVVSEKKLEKMAMWSKTEGLEERELTERLQGEDRSQVEDKDVWFILLDRLPYKAVFKPPVFASVERAQEEEEEEEEEGGLFFSATQVLTVEEKREIIVEESKMTEDGVRGVPEITPPQTVTQRVDDWFVLLDVVPREMPYVPPVVPSVERPRVDQESYVISTTKIITVEEKREIIVEERKIKEDGVRGVPEITPPQTVTERVDDWFVLLDVVPKEMLYVPPVSLREQDQMDTERFVSVVTITADKEIREEVVEERKITQDMPRLVQEVPQQQQRIRDDDWFVLLDVVPRIPSYVPPVALVKHVEVSPKERSPVVEVTRVKQIEVMVVEDTEMQSQKQVLAQPQSVKQIEDDWFILLDVPIRVSAYVPPVSMADYDQGYAEETISTETVIVESRRKVVVEEIMIQKKEKELPKQIIPQKKVSQPVRQRDDDWYVLLDVTPRETVYVPPVPVVVSSQMYPSPQPQIAVKRVERKVDLEQIRSQPSQPRPERDDDWFVLFDAVRERAVTPLAAVTPVEPVPYMRKTIETEVTITETKTWKKITIGVDRKQDEARLSEIRSRQIAPPVEREGGDDWFVLFDVIRDKPVVVPQVAVVERIVDVVAAKVPKQKFITEDVRPFVTFVEIKPSKRRRVDDDWFVLLDVATKVQVAVDKQVRMYPEVRPAKEFAVKEVKVQKRVTTVDEREWRQKTIVQQKPRPTVREVEDDWYILLDVAPKPSVAVPERITFPKEVSRFQTKTRITILEMRPQFEKRILEERPAPSRAYISDDWFVLLDVGVKESAVSTQRGARPVSAPVFSQAALAEAGIPMALFDQPQTSTPIKTSRQEERRLEVTVETVEPSKMETVTEVKHKSEVTSTEVVRMRKEFDKPQEDLLRHHASISELKRNFMESVPEPRPSEWDKRLSTHSPFRTLGINGQPLPSADGSVCISPLCNGSETSAAHEETGISLGFSGEYSPTVSHQSEPDRVEAPDAPVEAESAELCDQDVVVVFDTSLVPIVEVETAQLPSSPDPSCRVLDETQLKEEEQQEEGADPGASDCSGTIFGSSPASYFRSGGPQVIRCFQPPLVQTQTVTITAVSNSLPSGISTTEVPIVPTKTITYDSSKVTVDGTDEDKDGSSVSSSKTVTSETTSGTTITTTTTHISKVVKSGSSESRVEKRIVITADPEIEQDKEKDGGASAL